One Cololabis saira isolate AMF1-May2022 chromosome 12, fColSai1.1, whole genome shotgun sequence DNA window includes the following coding sequences:
- the LOC133456605 gene encoding zinc-binding protein A33-like, translating into MASFSSYSEDLTCSVCLSIFSDPVILVCGHSFCRECITVSLSSGQQCPQCRTTFYVTHFTTNHILKSLAEKAKQPEKLKRDGGTDKEVPAWFCPEHEEKLKLFCVTDQQMACIICRDSEKHEGHKFKPLKEAAASLRKEVETLKQQGSAENLSVVKLAQTQKVEIQKTRQKSEKLMKQISSQFEEMHQFLKKKEEEIKKELKQKENNEVQKMTESLNVMETVLKESRELDVKVRSVLTVTGPEMFLHSWTHVGSSSTKDRSKPRVAPPQVVRSSLSMGHYESHLQVFMWKEMLQVIKPRAEQMLLKSQGQALTVTSDGRSVVSTCQQCLPGQYQQQYYSPYNMSQNQARNTQPVSVLSINQFSSGEHYWEIDVGQKGYWELGLQRYFLKYDGRTYSVSDQGQCQQKQLGGSPTKIGVYLNCSSKELSFYNADNMKLIHSLTLSHLVSESAYLNIGKHDDKVPVSVCWYSKGAVLMTSQTPYAQHMYPQQGHLGL; encoded by the exons ATGGCATCGTTTTCTTCCTACTCCGAAGATCTAACCTGTTCTGTCTGCCTGAGTATCTTCAGTGATCCGGTAATCCTCGTCTGTGGACACTCTTTCTGCAGAGAATGTATCACTGTGTCTCTGAGCTCCGGGCAGCAATGTCCACAGTGCAGGACAACTTTTTATGTGACTCATTTCACAACCAATCACATTCTGAAAAGTCTCGCTGAGAAAGCCAAACAACCTGAGAAGCTAAAGAGGGACGGTGGAACTGACAAAGAG GTTCCTGCGTGGTTTTGTCCTGAGCATGAAGAAAAGCTGAAGTTGTTCTGCGTCACAGATCAGCAGATGGCTTGTATCATATGTAGAGACAGTGAGAAACACGAAGGACACAAGTTCAAACCTCTCAAAGAAGCTGCTGCGTCACTGAGGAAGGAGGTGGAGACGCTCAAGCAACAAGGTTCTGCTGAAAACCTTTCTGTAGTAAAACTGGCTCAGACACAGAAGGTGGAGATACAAAAAACCAGACAGAAGTCTGAGAAGCTGATGAAGCAAATCAGCAGCCAGTTTGAGGAGATGCACCAGTTCCtgaagaagaaggaggaggagatcaAGAAAGAATTGAAACAGAAGGAGAACAACGAGGTTCAGAAGATGACTGAAAGTTTAAATGTCATGGAAACGGTTTTGAAGGAAAGCAGAGAGTTGGATGTAAAGGTGAGATCAGTTCTGACGGTCACTGGGCCAGAGATGTTCTTACACAGCTGGACTCATGTGGGCAGTAGTTCTACCAAGGATAGATCTAAACCAAGAGTAGCACCTCCCCAAGTGGTGAGATCTTCTCTCTCTATGGGTCATTATGAGAGTCACCTGCAGGTTTTCATGTGGAAGGAGATGCTGCAGGTGATCAAGCCTCGAGCAGAACAGATGCTGCTCAAAAGCCAAGGTCAAGCTCTGACTGTAACGAGTGACGGCCGAAGCGTCGTCTCCACCTGCCAGCAATGCCTGCCTGGACAGTACCAGCAACAGTACTACAGCCCCTACAACATGAGCCAGAACCAGGCAAGAAATACTCAACCTGTATCTGTGTTGAGTATCAATCAGTTCAGCTCGGGGGAGCATTACTGGGAGATTGATGTTGGACAGAAGGGTTACTGGGAACTGGGGCTACAAAGATATTTCCTGAAATATGACGGTCGCACCTACAGCGTCTCTGATCAGGGTCAGTGTCAGCAGAAACAACTTGGAGGCAGTCCTACAAAGATCGGCGTGTACCTGAACTGCTCTTCCAAAGAGCTGTCCTTCTACAATGCAGACAACATGAAACTTATTCACTCTTTAACCCTCAGTCACCTCGTGTCAGAATCTGCATATCTGAATATTGGAAAGCATGATGATAAAGTCCCGGTGTCAGTGTGCTGGTACTCAAAaggggccgtattaatgacatCTCAGACACCATACGCTCAACATATGTACCCTCAACAAGGACACTTGGGGCTATGA